The following nucleotide sequence is from Manis pentadactyla isolate mManPen7 chromosome 13, mManPen7.hap1, whole genome shotgun sequence.
AATACATACTGCTTAACAATTAGTGTTTAAAAACAGTGGCTACAAGAAATAATAGCTCATTTTATTCAAACAGGTATTTTGTTCACATGATTTACTTCAAATTTATTAATACATCCATCTCTCTTTTATGAAATGACCACACTACTAATATGTAACTATAAaattaaagttaatattttacacatattttcCAACATTGATTAGAGCAACATTAATTTCTGGTTAAGAAACAAAATTGCTTCTATGGAACTGGAAAGCTTTCTTTAACATTCTATGCACAGCAGACTTaatctccctgttcctcaggctaaAGATGATGGGGTTGACTAAGGGGGACACCATGGAGTAGAAAATAGCTGTGAGGAGGGTTTGAATGCTTGATGAGTTTGAAACAGGGCCTAAGCATGCAAACAATCCAGAAATTATAAACAGAGTAAGTGTAGCGATCTGGGGGGAGCAGGTGGACAAAGCTTTGTTCTGGGCGTCCACAGAGCGCATGTGCAGCACAGTTGAAAAGATGTGAACATATGAGGCAAATAAGATGACAAAGCCAAGTAATATAATGCAGGCACTGACAGCAACGGCCACAAACTCAGAAAACTGCACAGACTTAGATGCTATGCTCATAATTTGAGGTACATCACAGAAAAACTGGTGAATCACATTGGACTTTGTGAAGGGATGACTGAACATGGTCCCTGTGTGGACAGCAGAatagaccagcccactggcccatGAGCCACATGATGCCTGTGTGCAGAAACGGTGGCTCACAGTGGACCCATAGtgcagagggtggcagatggcaacatagcggtcataggacatgaccaCAAGGAAGAAGAACTCTGCagatccaaagaaaatatataggaaagtCTGAGCAGCACATGCTCTAAGAGAAATCACTTTATGACCCGTCAAAGAATTTGTGATGGATTTGGGAACAGTAACTGAGATGTATCCAAAATCTATAAGGGATAAATTGCCCATAAAAAAGTACATGGGGAAGTGAAGATGTGGATCTATAACAATGACGGTAAATGTCAGTAGATTTCCAGCCAGGGCACCCAAATAAACCACTAAGAATATCAAACCTTGCAAGATTTGGAGCTCTCGGGAGCTTGAGATGTCCATCAGGAGGAATTCTGTGAAGATGGTGAGGTTGTTCGTATCTGCTAACATACTTCAGAAACCTGTAGTCAATTGCAAAGGGATAAGATGATGCTAGAAACAAATTGGATAGAGAACAATTAAATTCATTTACTGAATTAAATATGCACAACTCATATACAAAACTTTCACCTTGAAGAGTGCTTATTAattaatcaaatgaaataatcaagGTATAAGAAATATAATAAAGCTAAAATAGTAAATACTGTCTATATACCTTCAAAAAATCTTTTTTATCCAAtggagtataaaaatcaaaatagagtCCAAATAAGGAATGAGCATGAAGGGTAAACACAGATATGCTGATGATGGAAACATGAGGTCTCTCTCCCACATATCAGTATTTCTCACAAAGACTTGCTTCGGTAAAGGCCAAGACCATACTCTTCAATTTCCTTCATTAGGCACATCAGAGAGTCCTTTCTTGAAGATGAGAGGGCTTTCACTCTAAGCCACATGAGATGACATGTATCAGGCTCTTCTGTTTTAACAGGTGATCTCTCTCTGAAAGGCCATGTTCTATTTGTACCCCTGGGAAACCCCAGGAGACTAGTAATTTCACCTTTCTGAAATGAAAAAGGCTCTTCAATACCCTGTTTTCTGCAGATATTTTGGCCAGTCCACTGAGATTAATTAAATCAGCAAAAGTCCATTTTTAGAGATGATATTTGAAACATGTTTCATAAAACTTGAGAAAGCACAAATCCTCAAATGGTTCATGGGTCAATAgtagttaataaataaataaatttataaaatatgtgttaatagagtcaaataaataccatatgtcttaacttcttttgtaaagcaaagcaaaacagaataaacaacagcagactcagaaacactgagaagtgactagtggttacaatgGGGGAGCAATTGGTGTGGATGGATTGGGAGAATGAGGGGGATAAAAGAGgataaaaaattctcaatcataatgtacaTTTATCAAAGGGATAGtaatacaacatggagaatataatcgatgggtctgtagcatctttctatgttgacagatagcaaccacattagtggggatgaggatttaatcaCATGTGTAACTGTTCAACCACTGTgctttatacttgaaaccaatataagatcatatatcaataatacttcaattaaaaaaattagaaggtGTGTTCAACTTTCATATCTGAATTAAACTAACCAAAAGTTTCTGGTGCAGACCCAAATTCATCCTTATAAATGGTGAAGTTTCtgctataattttgaaaattggcTGTCACAGGATGAAAACTGAAAATGGCTATTATATATGACAATGTAAATTATTAACTATGCTAGGATGAGCCCCTGATGAGTAGCTAATGCAAAGGTtttagagaaaaaagtaaaatggacaaaatattaaGGTGATTCTGAAACTGTCATGAAGAATGAGTAGAAAAATCTTGAATAAATCCTaggagaaaaacttaaaaattgtCTATTATAATAACCATGACACCAGTAAGAGGAAAATTAACAAGACAAATATACTAAGAATAGTACCCTGCTTTGGGGTACGTAGTAATCAAAAGTAAATGAGTATAGAatgcaaaaatgattaaaaaacatATAGTGTACTTTTCACTGTTGAACAATTTAACAAGCACATTGAATAAACAATTGTTAAAAATTCCTAGGGCTGAAATGCCCTCAGAAGTTCCTTGTGGCAATTTCAGGAGAATGGATGATGCCTGTGGACCACTTCAGACCTTATCATGGCTGCACCCAGTTTTTAGAAGGCCTGCTGTGGTCTCCTTGCCCCAGGAACATCTCTTTGCTCAAGCACAAGCTGACACTCTGTCCAaagtttcttctttctgattttctctcaGCTGGGAAATTATTGTTACTTTCTGGTTAATTTTGGATATGtaggtttttttctagtttttatacTATTATTTACAATTATAAAGTATctgtttcaataaatattttcacaatCAATAAATTCTTACCCCATTTTATACTTTACATGCtgtaaattgttttttctttaaagtcattGATTTGACTTAAAAACATAAAGTCAACACAAAAGCTTTGACTCAGGTTTGCATAAAATACTTCCCAATATTTAAATGAGACTATTCCACtgttaataattaattaaatggTACAAATTGCTTCTACTACTGTAATGTTCAGCTAATTAAATCAGACAAAAGCCTGAGTAATCACACAATCAGCACTATCATGAAACCAGTAAACCCAGTTTCCTAACCACCAGGACACACAGTGTATCTCTAAGTATCTGTCTAGCCATCAAGCTAGATGTACCAATAGTTTTAGAATTAGTTTCTCAGTCTAATACTTCTACAGTTCTTTCCTAATATTAATTCTGTATCTAATAAAGCCTAGCACCATTTCATCTTGAATGAATTGATATACTTAAAAGAATTACATAATTAACTTAGGAACTAGTACATCCACTTTCATTGAGAGTATACAGATGCTGTCATAATTGAATATCATTCATTTAGACCTTAAGTGTTAGATGACCAAATATCTCTTCTAATGATTTCTGCATGGCCCACCTGATCTCTTATGGAGAAGAGCTACATAGGGATTTGAAACATGACAAAAGGAGTTTGATTATATTTACTTTATCAAATATAGCATGTGCCTATGTCCCTAAATACATGAGACACTAGTGGCTGATATACAGGTAAACTTTGGAGATAAAggtaacataaaatatattgtacACTCTTCTGTCTTTGGAAGGGCTGTTTAGTTCTGCTGTTGTGATGGTCTATTTCATGAAAACAGTACTGGGCTACTATCACCCTTGGTCCATTCCTATCATATAGGGTAGGGATTCATAAGTACAGAACTTGTAGGTCCTTTCAACGATTAAGCAATGTAGATTTTACTATAAACTCCAGTATTTCCAGATGGGGAAAATGCATAATCCACTCCATCAGGCCCTTACAAATACTAACGAAAATTTTAGAGTATAGTTGTAGTTTCTTGTTTAGAGAACATCCTCTCTTCGAGCACCCACTGATGAAGTACTGGCCTGGGACAACAAAACCTGTTTTAAATAAAGGGTTGATGTGATCTTGGACAAAAATAAAGCTGAAGTCATGTACTGAAGAACTGTACAGTCATAGCAGTGTCTTCCCCTCCCCCCTCTCCACAAGTCCTaaaaaatggagtggaatctatTTAAGGTACCTCCTATTAGTCTCCTCTTATTGGGTGTGTTCTCAGATCTATGAAAGTTGTAAGACAGCCTTTCATGCCTGTGTCTCCCCAGtttgattcaacaaatatttcaattGCTCATTCCAATTGTCTAGGAATTCATTACTCTGAAAATGATATGCAAGGTGGTATGTTCATTTGATGTGATAACACTGTCCCAGTATCTTCCATTTCAGAAATTTTGTTAACCATTGCTTCTACAGCTGTGTATGCAAGCCCATTCAGGAGTTTATTGTTATTCCTGTCAGGACCCACTTGAAGTCTCTTGTGTGTACATGCATCATTCCAAACTTCCCTATGTGGGAGATAGAATTTGGTGGTTAGAGGATGGAAGGAAAATATCTGACTATCTCTC
It contains:
- the LOC118923347 gene encoding olfactory receptor 14I1-like, which gives rise to MLADTNNLTIFTEFLLMDISSSRELQILQGLIFLVVYLGALAGNLLTFTVIVIDPHLHFPMYFFMGNLSLIDFGYISVTVPKSITNSLTGHKVISLRACAAQTFLYIFFGSAEFFFLVVMSYDRYVAICHPLHYGSTVSHRFCTQASCGSWASGLVYSAVHTGTMFSHPFTKSNVIHQFFCDVPQIMSIASKSVQFSEFVAVAVSACIILLGFVILFASYVHIFSTVLHMRSVDAQNKALSTCSPQIATLTLFIISGLFACLGPVSNSSSIQTLLTAIFYSMVSPLVNPIIFSLRNREIKSAVHRMLKKAFQFHRSNFVS